The DNA segment CGCAATCCGGCGACAGCCGTCGACCGGCGCGACGAGAATTCGCCGAACTACTATCTCGACTGGGCCTTCGACGAGATGCGCAAACTCGTCGACACCTTTCCGAAATCCTACAACGAGCGCGTCTTCGTGGTGCGTACCGCGATCGACATGAACGTGCAGCGCGCGGCCGAAGAAGCCATCGAAAACCAGCTGCGCCAGTTCGGCCGCGACTATCACGCCACGCAGGCCGCCACCGTCGTCTCCGACCTTGATGGCGGCATTCGCGCGATGGTCGGCGGCCGCGACTACGGCGCGAGCCAGTTCAACCGCGCCACCGACGCGTATCGGCAACCGGGCTCGTCGTTCAAGCCCTACGTCTACACCACCGCGCTGCTCAACGGCTTCAAGCCGACTTCGATCGTGGTCGACGGTCCGGTCTGCATCGGCAACTGGTGCCCGCAGAACTATGGCCATTCCTATTCCGGCGCGGTCACGCTGACGCAGGCGATCACCCGCTCGATCAACGTCGTTCCGGTGAAACTGTCGATCGCGCTCGGCGGCAAGGCGCCGAATCCGGCCAAGGTCGGCCGCGCCAAGATCGTGGAAGTAGCGCGCCGCTTCGGCATCAAGGCGCCCCTGCCCGACACGCCGTCGCTGCCGATCGGTTCCGACGAAGTCACCGTGGTCGAGCATGCGGTCGCCTACGCCACCTTCCCGAACAAAGGCAAATCGGTCACGCCACACTCGGTGCTGGAAGTCCGTACCGGCGCGGGCGACCTGGTCTGGCGCTTCGACCGCGACGGCAAGAAACCGCTACAGGCGATTCCGGCTTCGACTGCGGCCGACATGGCCCAGATGATGAGCCACGTCGTCAGCGAAGGCACCGCGCGTCGCGCTGCACTCGACGGCATTCCGACCGCCGGCAAGACCGGCACCACCAACGCGTATCGCGATGCCTGGTTCGTTGGATATACCGGCAATTTCACCTGCGCGGTCTGGTACGGCAACGACGATTACTCGCCCACCAACCGCATGACCGGTGGTTCGCTGCCGGCGCAGACCTGGCACGACATCATGGTCGCCGCGCATCAGGGCGTCGAGATCAAGGAACTCACAGGGGTCGGCATGGGCACGAAACTGCCGTCCTCGCCCGCTGCCGCCGCGATGGCCGCCAATGCAGGTCCGAAGCCGTCGGAGGCCAAGCCACCGCCGGTCCTCACCAAGCGCGGCGCCGACATCCTCGTGCGCGTCGAGAAGCTGCTGGATGATGCGGCCAAGACCGCCGACGAACCGGCCAAACCGGCGAAATCGACCTCCTCGGCCCCGGCCGGATTTACCGACAGCTTCGCTTCGGCACTGCCTGGCAGCCCCGCGGCCCCGGCCGCTTCGCGCAAGAATTGAACTAGTGCAGCGAATTTGAAGTTCCTATCCGTGGCAGCACAAACTCATCATAGGAACTTCAAATTCAAAGGCTGCACTGGCAAATTTAGGTTTGCTAGAGCTCCTTTGATTCCGAAGTTCGCATCAGAGGTTGCCGCGATTCGCGTGCGAACTTCGGAATCGGAGCGCTAGCCGTGCGACTGATATTCGTCACTTTGCTCGCGCTGATCCTCGCCGCTTCCGTCGGCCTCGGCGCCACATGGATGACGGCGACCCGTGGCACCGACCTCGGCGCGCTCACCATCGGCGCCTGGACCGCGCGGCCCAAAACCGGCACAGCCGATGTCGACCCCTATTCGCGCGCTTCGATTGCCCGCAGCGGCGAACTGCCGGTCGGCACCGGTGACGGCGTGGCTTTTCTGGCAACGCGAGACGATCGCAAGCGGCCGCTCGATGGCCGCTGCGATGTCGTGGTGAGCGGAATTACGCCGGCAGCGCGGTTCTGGACGCTCACGCTCTACGACAACAGGGGGCGGCTGGTCGCCAATTCGCTGCAGCGCTACGGCTTCACCAGCCAGGAAATCATCCGCGGCGCTGACGGTTCGTTCGAGGTGCGGGTTGCGTCGCGATCGCGCGCCGGCAACTGGCTGCCGACCGGCGGCATTGAACGCTACACGCTGGTGCTGCGGCTCTACGATACGCCCGTCGGCGTTGCGACGCGCACCCAGCGTGACGCGCCGATGCCCAATATCGCAACCGAGCGCTGCTCATGATCCGGCTGTTGTTCACCATCATCGCCGGCGTGGTCCTGGGCGGCATCGTGCATCTGGTCAGCGTGCTGGCGCTGCCGCGCATCGCAACCCAGGACGCCTATTCCCGTCTCGCGCCGATCACCAAGTTGAACGCTGTCTCATCCTTGCCGCAGCCGGATCCCTCCACCGCCCCGCTGCCGTTCATGGATCCCGCCTTTGCGGTTGCGGTCTGCCGCTACGATTTGTCGGGCGGACCGATCAAGCTCACGGTTCCCGTGAGCCAGGCCTATACGTCGGTTTCATTCTACACCCGTAACGAACTCGCCTATTACGCCATCAACGACCGTTCGGCCGGGCGCAAGGTGATCGAACTCGATCTGATGACGGAAGCCCAGCACGCGGCGCTACCCGAGGATGAGGATGTGACTGCGGCAGACCGGCTGATCATCGATGCGCCCAGCGCCGCCGGATTGATCGTGATGAAGGCCCTGGCGCCGGAGCCGAGCATGATGCCGCAAGCACAAGCTTCGCTCGCCGCATCGAGCTGCAAGGTGCAGACCGAACCGATGCCAGCCAAGCGCTGACGTCAAGTGGAGTGGATCTGACATTCGCTACCCACCTAGCCGCGAACTCGGAAAGCGAATGTCAGATCCAAAACTCCACTAGAATCTAGTATTTGCTAGTGGTCCTTTGATTCTAACATTCGCAAAAGTGCCTGCTGAGAAGGGATGCGAATGTTAGAATCGGACCACTAGCGCATCAATCGTTCAAGGCTGGATGCTCAACCCTTCGAAGAGATGCTGACGCCGGTGACCGGCGTGGTGACCACAGGCGGATTGGCGGCGAGCGCGGCCAATTCATTGATCAGCCGGTCGGCTTCGGCGGCCATGTTGTCGGGTCCCTGAACCACCAACCGCTCCAGCGCCCAGCGGTAGGATGAAATTCGCCGCTCCTGGCATTGCTGCACCCACTGCACGATCAGCGTGTTTTCGTCCATGCGGGCGACCGCGTCGGCGCGCTCGCGCGGCGACAGTTGCGAGACATGGGGGAGGCTCGCATTGCGCTTCCGGTCGAGTTCGAGCACGCGCGCCGCCGTCGTATAAAACGGCTCGAAGCGGGTGATGTCGTCGCGCACGTCGTCGATCAATTGGGCGTAGCGCGAGGCGTCCGAACGGTGCGGCTCATCGATCAATTGCCGCCCGTAAGCCGTTCGATCAAAGACGACCTTCTGCCGCCACGGGGAAGCAATGGTCTGGTACTCGCCGAATACCACCTTCCAGGCGGGTCGCGAATGCGGCGGCTCGATCACGGGATAGGCTTGATCGCGAAGCCGCCGCTCGCCGTCGGTGAGCTGAAATTGCGAGGCTTTAAGTCCGACGCTGCCAGTTGCCTCCACGCCGAGCCAACGGTGCATGTCGTCGTTGCGAAAACTGTCGCGGGTGCGTCCGAAATCGCCGCCGCTACAACCGACCAGCATGAGGCCAGTCGCTAACAGCATCAGAGCCGAAACGGGAGCAGATATCTGCCGTCGAATTCCGATCGAAAATATATCCGGCATATTAGCGGCGCCGACGGCGGCGGCCAGGCGCTGTGCCCTGCTCCGGCCCGCGGTCTCCGCTTGTTTCCTCAGCCTGACGCTCGATCCGGATCACGGGAAGGATGACCACCGTTCCCTTTGCTTCGCGGGTGACGTCGTCCACGGTTGATCCCAGCCGCCGCGAAGCTGCATCCGCTGGAAATTCAATGACGGTCCCCATGCCTAACTTTCTCCGGCTGCCGCTCTCTCACGCGATTTGCGGCGACGGCCGTCATTAAGAACAAACGTGGTTAACGGCTTCTTAATGTGCACGTCGATCGATTTGCCGCCGGTCATTCTGACAACGAGCGCAGCCAAAATGGCACAATAACTGCGAGACAATTTCACGGATTGTTTTCCTTAACGCGCCGTTAAAGCAACTGACTTAGGCTTTCGCGAAATCGAAATCAGTCGCGTACCGCTCAAGATGAACACGCCTACACTTTTCTCAGGCTTCGACGGTTTGATGAACCTCTCCCGCCGGGAGGGCGTCGACATTCGTCCGACCCTGCTCCGTGTCCTCGCCGACCTCTATGTTCAAACGAACTCCCATAGCGAGCAGGAAGCCCGCCAGTTCGTTGAACTCACGTCGCGCCTGATCGATCAGGTGGATGACGCCACGCGCGCCGCCGTGCGGGCGCGGCTCGCTCTCTATCCGGCAACGCCCGCGCCCGTTCTGAAACATCTCGGGCTCAAACCCTCAAATCCCGATCGAGCGCTGCCGCTCGCCCGCGAAATTCGCCCCCCACAAGCC comes from the Bradyrhizobium erythrophlei genome and includes:
- a CDS encoding transglycosylase domain-containing protein; the encoded protein is MLDLDARIDSTLFSTGKGARELYERYSAFMDRFYVGRWKRWVFIEPLSEAATLGLGGMVLMLALAVPAFRETADEDWLKKSDLAVSFLDRYGNPIGSRGIKHNDSIPLEDFPDVLIKATLATEDRRFYDHFGIDVAGTARAIVTNAQAGGVRQGGSSITQQLAKNLFLSNERTIERKVNEAFLAIWLETRLTKNEILKLYLDRAYMGGGTFGVDGAAHFYFNKSARDVNLAEAAMLAGLFKAPTKYAPHINLPAARARANVVLDNLVDAGFMTEGQVFGARRNPATAVDRRDENSPNYYLDWAFDEMRKLVDTFPKSYNERVFVVRTAIDMNVQRAAEEAIENQLRQFGRDYHATQAATVVSDLDGGIRAMVGGRDYGASQFNRATDAYRQPGSSFKPYVYTTALLNGFKPTSIVVDGPVCIGNWCPQNYGHSYSGAVTLTQAITRSINVVPVKLSIALGGKAPNPAKVGRAKIVEVARRFGIKAPLPDTPSLPIGSDEVTVVEHAVAYATFPNKGKSVTPHSVLEVRTGAGDLVWRFDRDGKKPLQAIPASTAADMAQMMSHVVSEGTARRAALDGIPTAGKTGTTNAYRDAWFVGYTGNFTCAVWYGNDDYSPTNRMTGGSLPAQTWHDIMVAAHQGVEIKELTGVGMGTKLPSSPAAAAMAANAGPKPSEAKPPPVLTKRGADILVRVEKLLDDAAKTADEPAKPAKSTSSAPAGFTDSFASALPGSPAAPAASRKN
- a CDS encoding DUF1214 domain-containing protein; protein product: MRLIFVTLLALILAASVGLGATWMTATRGTDLGALTIGAWTARPKTGTADVDPYSRASIARSGELPVGTGDGVAFLATRDDRKRPLDGRCDVVVSGITPAARFWTLTLYDNRGRLVANSLQRYGFTSQEIIRGADGSFEVRVASRSRAGNWLPTGGIERYTLVLRLYDTPVGVATRTQRDAPMPNIATERCS
- a CDS encoding DUF1254 domain-containing protein yields the protein MIRLLFTIIAGVVLGGIVHLVSVLALPRIATQDAYSRLAPITKLNAVSSLPQPDPSTAPLPFMDPAFAVAVCRYDLSGGPIKLTVPVSQAYTSVSFYTRNELAYYAINDRSAGRKVIELDLMTEAQHAALPEDEDVTAADRLIIDAPSAAGLIVMKALAPEPSMMPQAQASLAASSCKVQTEPMPAKR